From one Thalassobaculum sp. OXR-137 genomic stretch:
- a CDS encoding ABC transporter ATP-binding protein, producing the protein MPDGSTGARSGHALSLRNLSKVYGSLAAVDGVDLDVPRGSFLTLLGPSGSGKTTILMSIAGFVEPSGGSILLDDKDITRFPPDKRNFGMVFQGYALFPHMTVADNIWFPLKVRGVSKADASAKIKSALELVQMGHLAERYPSQLSGGQQQRVALARAIVFEPDLLLLDEPLSALDKKLRADLQWELKSLHQRLGTTFIYVTHDQEEALSMSDTIIILRDGKIEQQGNPGDLYEKPATRFVADFLGKSNFLHGTVAEKQDGSFTYVCGGHPLVQAGTPAHTMANGEVVIALRPEKIALTAERSGATNAVSGKITAFNYYGSAYHFQVQTEALGELIATTPAWTCKIEPSIGNTIWLGWEPDASVVVRDR; encoded by the coding sequence ATGCCGGACGGATCGACTGGGGCGCGGAGCGGCCACGCCCTGTCATTGCGGAACCTTTCGAAGGTCTACGGATCGCTTGCCGCGGTCGATGGGGTGGACCTCGACGTCCCGCGCGGGTCTTTCCTGACGCTCCTGGGCCCGTCGGGCTCCGGCAAGACGACAATTCTGATGTCGATCGCCGGTTTCGTCGAACCCAGCGGCGGCAGCATCCTGTTGGACGACAAGGACATCACGCGGTTCCCGCCGGACAAGCGGAACTTCGGCATGGTGTTCCAGGGATATGCCCTGTTCCCGCACATGACGGTGGCGGACAACATCTGGTTCCCGCTGAAGGTGCGCGGCGTCTCCAAGGCGGATGCCTCGGCGAAGATCAAGAGCGCGCTGGAACTGGTGCAGATGGGCCATCTGGCCGAGCGTTATCCCTCGCAGCTCTCCGGCGGCCAGCAGCAGCGCGTGGCACTCGCCCGCGCCATCGTGTTCGAGCCGGACCTACTGCTGCTCGACGAGCCGCTGTCGGCCCTCGACAAGAAGCTGCGCGCCGACCTGCAGTGGGAGCTGAAGTCGCTTCACCAGCGCCTCGGCACCACGTTCATCTACGTCACCCACGACCAGGAAGAGGCGCTGTCCATGTCGGACACGATCATCATCCTGCGAGACGGCAAGATCGAGCAGCAGGGCAACCCGGGCGACCTCTACGAGAAGCCCGCCACCCGCTTCGTCGCCGACTTCCTGGGTAAGTCGAACTTCCTCCACGGCACGGTCGCGGAGAAGCAGGACGGCTCGTTCACCTATGTCTGCGGCGGCCATCCGCTGGTGCAGGCCGGCACGCCGGCGCACACCATGGCCAATGGAGAGGTCGTGATTGCGCTGCGGCCGGAGAAGATCGCGCTGACGGCCGAACGCTCCGGGGCGACCAACGCCGTCTCCGGCAAGATCACCGCCTTCAACTATTACGGCTCGGCCTATCATTTCCAGGTTCAGACCGAGGCGCTTGGCGAGCTGATCGCCACGACGCCGGCCTG
- a CDS encoding MBL fold metallo-hydrolase: protein MLTGSIPGPTFDRLPTADNWFAIEWLPLGLLRIWEPHVSRLLRANMFLVRGRDRDLLVDAGMGVCSLRRFLDPFLDKPVVHVLSHAHVDHIGSAHEFADDLRMHAAEAEVMRNPPADLQLSFDGYSEKRKEDLRKSGFDVSGALIAASPSPSFRPEEWRIPGATPTALLAEGDTVDLGDRSFQVLHTPGHSPGSICLWEENTGVLIGGDTIYDGLLIDTLPDSDPAAYAVSMRRLKQLNVSAVHGGHRESFGSAKYQFLIDQYLGR, encoded by the coding sequence ATGCTGACCGGTTCCATCCCCGGCCCGACGTTCGACCGACTGCCGACCGCCGACAACTGGTTCGCCATCGAATGGTTGCCGCTCGGCTTGCTGCGCATATGGGAGCCGCATGTCTCCCGGCTGCTGCGGGCCAACATGTTCCTGGTGCGCGGCCGCGACCGCGACCTGCTGGTCGATGCGGGGATGGGGGTGTGCAGCCTGCGCCGGTTCCTCGACCCGTTTCTCGACAAGCCGGTCGTGCATGTCCTGAGCCACGCCCATGTCGACCATATCGGCTCGGCCCATGAGTTCGCCGACGATCTGCGCATGCACGCCGCGGAGGCCGAGGTGATGCGCAACCCGCCGGCCGACCTGCAACTCTCCTTCGACGGTTACAGCGAGAAGCGGAAAGAGGATCTGCGGAAATCCGGATTCGACGTGTCGGGCGCGCTGATCGCGGCTTCGCCCTCGCCGTCGTTCCGGCCCGAGGAATGGCGGATCCCCGGTGCTACGCCCACGGCGCTGCTGGCGGAAGGCGACACCGTCGACCTGGGCGACCGCAGCTTTCAGGTGCTGCACACGCCGGGGCACAGCCCGGGCTCCATCTGCTTGTGGGAGGAGAATACGGGGGTCCTCATCGGCGGCGACACGATCTACGATGGGCTCCTGATCGACACGCTGCCCGACAGCGATCCTGCTGCTTATGCTGTTTCTATGCGCAGACTAAAACAACTTAACGTCTCTGCGGTGCATGGCGGACACAGGGAAAGCTTTGGGTCTGCCAAGTATCAATTTCTGATTGATCAATATTTAGGCAGATAA
- a CDS encoding amidohydrolase produces the protein MTSLTADLVMTNGRIATMDADKTTVAALAARDGKIVALGGDADMAPLIGPGTKVIDLGGRTVIPGIVDSHNHPDAYAARLASWELLSPDRIQSREALLARLSEVAASKGPDEWVAGYRLNENKSGGYPTIEELDSAAQGRPLFILRTDGHIGLANSRAFAELGIDETTQPPEFGAFDKHPDTGKLTGIVRETAAHLFLDRVHEGDTPDSIAAGLEKVFAEWTSYGITSVYNSLTPSKGIRAYQMMKDEGRLNMRVGIIASGREAGLVESLAAAGIRSGFGDDWVRIIGVEWCPDCSTSGRTAAYYEPYVGKKIKGEPEPNTGVLLYELEDLKRRALAAHKAGLQVMIEGVGDRGIDFALDAIEYCLEQHPMEDHRMRVEHCCYVTPPLQERLKTLGVIDSSATGFMYDLGDAYIANRGQEAMARMWPHRAMIDAGIPAPGHSDAMVCQANPFLALWSMVNRKSDTGGDLDASQAITPTEALNAYTWLGAHSGREEHLKGSLEVGKLADVAVLDRDYFSIPTEEIRDVQVDMTVIGGRVVHQR, from the coding sequence ATGACCAGCCTCACCGCCGATCTGGTGATGACCAACGGGCGTATCGCCACCATGGACGCGGACAAGACCACGGTCGCCGCCCTCGCCGCCCGCGACGGCAAGATCGTCGCCCTGGGCGGCGATGCCGACATGGCGCCGCTGATCGGCCCCGGAACCAAGGTGATCGACTTGGGCGGCCGCACCGTCATCCCCGGCATCGTGGACAGCCACAACCACCCTGACGCCTATGCCGCCCGCCTCGCCTCCTGGGAGCTGCTGAGCCCCGACCGGATCCAGAGCCGCGAGGCCCTGCTCGCCCGCCTGTCCGAGGTCGCCGCGAGCAAGGGCCCGGACGAATGGGTCGCCGGCTACCGGCTGAACGAGAACAAGTCCGGCGGCTATCCGACCATCGAAGAGCTGGATTCGGCCGCCCAGGGCCGTCCGCTGTTCATCCTGCGCACCGACGGCCATATCGGCCTGGCGAACAGCCGGGCCTTCGCCGAGCTAGGCATCGACGAAACGACCCAGCCGCCGGAATTCGGCGCCTTCGACAAGCATCCGGACACCGGCAAGCTGACCGGCATCGTGCGCGAGACAGCCGCCCATCTGTTCCTCGACCGGGTGCACGAGGGCGACACGCCGGACAGCATTGCCGCCGGGCTGGAGAAAGTGTTCGCGGAGTGGACCTCCTACGGCATCACCTCGGTCTACAACTCGCTGACCCCGTCCAAGGGCATCCGCGCCTACCAGATGATGAAGGACGAGGGACGGCTCAACATGCGGGTCGGCATCATCGCCTCGGGCCGCGAGGCCGGGCTGGTGGAATCCCTGGCCGCCGCGGGCATCCGCTCCGGATTCGGCGACGACTGGGTGCGGATCATCGGCGTGGAATGGTGTCCGGACTGCTCCACCTCCGGACGCACCGCCGCCTATTACGAGCCCTATGTCGGCAAGAAGATCAAAGGCGAGCCGGAGCCGAATACCGGCGTCCTGCTGTACGAGCTTGAAGACCTGAAGCGCCGGGCGCTGGCCGCCCACAAGGCCGGGCTGCAGGTGATGATCGAGGGCGTGGGCGACCGCGGCATCGACTTCGCCCTGGACGCCATCGAGTACTGCCTGGAGCAGCACCCGATGGAGGACCACCGCATGCGGGTCGAGCATTGCTGCTACGTCACCCCGCCGCTGCAGGAACGCCTGAAGACGCTCGGCGTGATCGACAGCTCTGCCACCGGCTTCATGTACGACCTGGGCGACGCCTATATCGCCAACCGCGGCCAGGAGGCCATGGCCCGCATGTGGCCGCATCGGGCGATGATCGATGCCGGCATTCCTGCGCCGGGCCATTCCGACGCCATGGTCTGCCAGGCGAACCCGTTCCTGGCGCTGTGGTCGATGGTCAACCGCAAGTCGGATACCGGCGGCGATCTGGACGCCTCCCAGGCGATCACCCCGACCGAGGCGCTGAACGCCTATACGTGGCTCGGTGCCCATTCAGGCCGCGAGGAACACCTGAAGGGCTCGCTCGAGGTCGGCAAGCTGGCGGACGTCGCCGTTTTGGATCGGGATTATTTCTCGATCCCGACCGAAGAGATTCGCGATGTGCAGGTCGACATGACGGTGATTGGCGGTAGAGTCGTTCACCAGCGATAG